The nucleotide sequence tgaaattaatgttttttaaaGTGCATTAAGAAATggatattattaattttatacttgTATAAATGTTTACACGGAacttttaatacaaaaaattgtaaataaaaaagattgaTAGGCAATTGTCTTGAGTTTTTTCTCAATTCTTTAATCAAAATGAATTAACGAACCCAAATGTATAGGTACACATTTTGTATATCTTTAGAATATAAAGTAATAGTAATAGTACAACTTTTTccttaataaaaattgtgttACAAGAGgaatgattaatttatacaaCAACTACTTCAAGTAGTTAGATATGAAGATCTAAagctttgtaatttttcacgTTTTACTGTAAGTAGTTCATGCCTTTGTGATGCCAATTACACCGCATGCCAAACGGCCTCCTGCATTGCCAGTGGTCTTGGAGAGTTCATGGCCACCTTTTCCCAAGTCATCAGGGTCAGCGTGAACCTGAAGCAAACAAATTTATCGAGTCACGACGCAAACTGAAAAACTTTAAGAGTGCCTAAATCAGCATATAATTAAACTCACCACAAGAGTTCTGCCAATGATGTTGTGCGCTCCCTGCAGCTGAATCTGTTTGTCGGTGATGCTGACTTTGGCAACACCATCTGAGTCAGCCTCAACATTACCCAGGTCGCCTACGTGACGAACAGAGTCAGTTGGGCCTCCGTGCTCCTTAGCCAGGGGATTGAAGTGAGGTCCGGCACTGGTGCAACCTTGAATAACGCAGGTGACACGACATAAAAAAAGTGTTACATAAATACTACATCGAATACGAATAATGTCGTTGcaatattatatgtataccgaCCATTGGTGTTGTCGCCAAACTCGTGAATGTGGAATCCGTGCAGTCCCTGTTTCAAGCCGGACACTTGGCCGGTGACCTTGACCGCATCGCCCTA is from Nasonia vitripennis strain AsymCx chromosome 1, Nvit_psr_1.1, whole genome shotgun sequence and encodes:
- the LOC100116946 gene encoding superoxide dismutase [Cu-Zn] encodes the protein MTKAVCVLQGDCKGTLFFEQDGDAVKVTGQVSGLKQGLHGFHIHEFGDNTNGCTSAGPHFNPLAKEHGGPTDSVRHVGDLGNVEADSDGVAKVSITDKQIQLQGAHNIIGRTLVVHADPDDLGKGGHELSKTTGNAGGRLACGVIGITKA